CGGGAGGGTGGCAGACCTGGCGTACGGTTCCGGCCGACATCAGCCACACCACGGGCACCCACGACGTCTATCTGACCTTCACCAGCGGTCAGCCCTCCGACTTCGTCAACCTCAACTGGTTCACTTTCGCCTAGGACCTGTCCGGCCGGTCGTCCGACCGATCCGTGCCCGAGCCGTTGCCGGAAGGCGTTTCACGGACGCCACCGGCAACGGCATCGGCCGACGTCACCGGGGAACGCCAGTAGGACGAGGCGCCGTGGCAGGGTCTCTTCGCCCGGCTGTGGAGGTCGTACGGAGGCGAGCACCTGGGACCTTCGGCCCGCCAGGGGCGCTTGGGCAGCGACCGCTGCCCTCCCTCCTGTCCGCTGAGGCATTCCTGCGGCCGGGTTCATGCGGTGTCGTGGAGTGGAACCCGACTGTCCCCGCGGAAAGGCGCCTTCTCCATGGCTCGCGAAGCCGACCGGTCTCAGGACTCAGAACACCGACACCAGCACACGACGAAGCGAGCCCCTCTCCCCGCGTCCGGAGCACTTCACACCCAACGCACCGCCGGGAACAGCGCGCTGGTCCAGCTCCTGCGCCAAGCGGGCCACCCCTGGGCCCAGGAACAGCACCAGCACTCGGCCGGCTGTGGACACCAGCAGAACGCACAGGCCGAACAGCCCTCGGTACAGCGCTCCGCCGTCCACGATGTGCTGCGCAGCTCCGGACGTCCCCTCGACGACGCCACCCGCACCGACATGGAAGCGCGCCTCGGTGCCGACTTCTCCGACGTCCGCGTCCACGACGACTCCGCCGCCCGGGCCTCCGCCGCGGAGGTCGGCGCCCGCGCCTACACCTCCGGCAGCCACGTCGTCATCGGCGTCGGCGGTACCGACCGGCACACCCTCGCCCACGAGCTGACCCACGTCATCCAGCAGCGCCAGGGCCCGGTCGCGGGCACGGACAACGGCTCGGGGCTCCGGGTGAGCGACCCCTCGGACCGGTTCGAGCGGGAGGCCGAGGCCAACGCGACGCGGTCCATGGCGGGTCCGGCGCCGTCGCACGCACCGACCGAACCGGCGCCTCTGCCGGCGCCGGCGGAGGCGCGTCCGTCCGCGGCAGTGCAGCGCGCGATCGGCCTTGAGGTGGAGGTCGACCGGCCGGTCGTCCGGCACACCGGGGAGGACGTCAAGAGCGGCGACAGCACGGGCATCGAGATGATGAGGCACTCCGGGCAGGGCATCAAACTGGTCTCGGACAGCCGAGGCACCTACACGAACGCCGAGTTCGTGGCCGAGCCCAGCGCGGTGCTCCCCGGCGAGGAGCAGCGGTTCCCGCGCACGGTGGCGCAGACCATCGACCATCTGGAGGAAGCCCACCAGCGCCTCTACGCCCCCGGTGTCGACACCCCGCAGGCCGAGAAGCAGATGAGGAGGCTCTATCCCGAGAACAAGGGATACGAGCTGGCCACCGGCTTCAAGACGGCGAGGGTGGCTCCGGAGAAGCCCCATGTCGAGCGGAACGGCCAGGAAGGGAAGGGACAGGGGCTCTTCATCCACCAGACCGTGGGCCTTCCCCTGAACGGCATGACGGACGTCTTCGCGGAGGCCGTGCAGACCCCGGAGCCGCGGAACAAGACCCGGAGCAAGGTCCGCGCCCTGGTGAAGAGCAAGGCCCACGACCACCTGGCGAGGTCGGTCCAGGTCGGGAACGAGCTCGGCGCGCGGTTCCTGCAGTCACCGGCCGCCGCCACCGCTCCCGGTCACGACGCCGCGGTGGGGGCGCAGGAGGTCCGCGGCTTCGGTTCGCTCTGCTACACCCAGTTCGCCGCGCTGGCGGACAAGCTCCGCGCGGACGATCCGGCGCGACCGGGCGAGACGGCACTAGGACAGGTGAAGAACAAGACCGCGGTGCTGGCCCGGGTGAGCCTGGGCACGGTCCAGCAGTCGATGCCGGATTCCGCGAAGGTCTTCCTCGTCGGCGACGTGGACGCGATCCGGGCAGGCATGTGGGAGCACTACTTCGCAGTGGTGCCGAGGACCAGCACGGACGTTCCGCCGATCAGCGAGGCGCACGTCCGGGAGCTCGACCGGTACCTGAACGAAGCCCTGTCGGGCATCGCCGAGTTCCTCCGGGTCCCGGGCGGGGACCCGGACCGGGAGGTGGGCCCGCAGGAGCGGGAGTTCGGCGGCATGACCGAGCTCACGTCGCTGGACTCGCCTGGCGGGGTCCCGGTCGTCCCCCTGGAGTTCCGCAGCTTCGGGGTCGGCATGGCGAGCTTCGCCGATATCCGCCAGGACGTCGGCCATCTGGAGGACTGGTCGAGGAGGGCGCACGGGACCGCGGCGAAGGCCCGCAGCGGAGAACAGCAGCGTGAGTACACTCCGATCCCGATGACGGCTCCGTGGCAGGTCGCCGCGCCCCAGGCGGCACCCCAGCCGTCGCACGAGCAGCGGTTCGCGGCGTCCTCGGGACGGTGCCGCGAGATCTACCAGCAGCGGGCCGGAGATCCGGCCATCGCGGCTCTCGCCCCCTTCCTGCAGGTCGCGGGCGTGCTCGCCGCGAAGGGCGGCAACCCGCAGGGCCCCGCGGAGACCCTCGCCGCGCTGGAGCACGTCATGACCCATGGAGGGACTCTGGCCGACGTGCAGCAGATCGCGGCCCGCTTCACCGAGTGGGCGACGGCCGTCGGCATGGCGCCGGCGATGAGCAGGCCGATCGCGAACGCCGTCGCGGCGTACGGGCGGGCCGCGGGGGCCTAGTACTCCAGCAGGACTTTACTGTCTGACCTGCGGGTTTCGCTGGGCGGCTGGAGTGTAGCGGGACTTCGGTCGTGTGGGGGCGGTCTCAGGGAGACCGCCCCTCGATCGTGCGACAACGCCGCAGGTAATGGCAGCGGCGGGCGACTGCTTGGCGTCGGCGGCGCCAGTTCGACCAGCTCAGCGCGTGATGTAGTCCTCGGTGTCCGCTCAGGTGCGGGGGCCGGGCACGACAAGCTGCCAGGAGTCGCCGAACCTCCGCCACTGTGAGTTCGATGGCCTCGGCTGTCCCATCTGTCCCGCCCCTTTTTCCCGGGGCTGGCATGCCGTGGCGGTCAGGAAGGCGTGGGCGAGCATGGCCAGAGTGATGTGCCGATACCAGCCCACGTAGCGGCGGACTTCGTACTGGTCCAGGCCGCATTCGTTCTTCGCGGCCTGGAAGCACTCCTCGATCGCCCAGCGGGTCCCGGCGACCCGCACCAGTTCCTGGACGGTGACCTGAAGGGGTGCGTAGGCGAGGTAGTAGGCGATCTCGTCGGGCTTGCTGACGCTGCGCCGGGCCAGTGCCCAGCGCATCCGGTGAGGGACCTCGCCCTGATAGTCGAACTCCGCGACGGCCGGCAGCCGCACCGCTGCCCAGTGGTAGACGCGGGGTCCCTTCGCGCCGTCGCCGCACGAGGTCTTCTCCCACGCTTCGTCCGGAGCCTGCGCGAACAGAACCTCGATCCGTGAACAGCCCACACTAAACTGGGACTTGGGGACGGCCAGCACGTAGCCGACACCCGACTGTTCCAGCAGCCGGCGGAATCGGTTGTCCTGACCGTAGGCGGAATCCGCGGTGACCCAGGCGATGGGCAGCGGCGAGGCGAGGGCCCGCAGCACCAGGTGCCGGGCCAGTTCACCCTTGGTGGCGAACTCCCGCTCGTCGGGGACCCTTGCGATGCGGCAGCGTTCCCGGTCCTCGGTCCAGGACTTCGGGAGGTAGAGCTCGCGGTCGACCAGGGCCCTGCCGCGGGTGGTGGCGTAGGCGGCGAAGACGCCGATCTGGCAGTTCTCGGTCCGGCCGGCGGTGCCGGAGTACTGGCGCTGGACCCCGGCGGAGGTGGTGCCCTTCTTGATGAACCCGGTGTCGTCAATGATCAGGACGCCGTCGGCCTCGCCGAGCTTGTCGGCAACGTATTCCTGCAGGTCGTCGCGGATGTCGTCGGGCTCCCACTTCGATCCGGCGAGGAGGTGCTGCAGGCCGTCGGGCGTGCGGTGGCCGGCCTGTTCCGCCAGCTGCCAGCTGTTCTTGCGGGCCACCGGGGCGAGCAGCCCGCGCACATAGTCACGCATCCGGCGGCGGAGCTCGACTCGGCCGAAGCGGTGCCCGATGGTCAGGAAGAGATCGTCCAGTTCGACGTCCCACTGCGCGGCGGCATACTCGGTGATCACCCTCGGAGGCTGCCCCGCTGCTGTCACTATCTGCGGCGTTGTCGCACGATCGAGGGGCGGTCTCCCTGAGACCGCCCCCACACGACCGAAGTCCCGCTACACTCCAGCCGCCCAGCGAAACCCGCAGGTCAGACAGCAAAGTCCTGCTGGAGTACTAGTACTCCAGCCGGACTTCGGTGTATGTCCTGTTCAACGGCTTGAGCGTGGGATTCCAGCTGGATGGTGCCGGGTGAGGAGCGGACTCCCCCGGCCTGTCCGGCGAACGGATGACCACGCCGTGTGGAATGACAGCGGCGGGACCGGGCCTGGCGTCGGCGGCGCCAGCTCGACCAGTGCATCCCGTGGTTGCTCTGGGCGACGGTCGCGGCCATCTCGTTCCGGTCTGCCAGGGTCAGATCGAGGGCTGCCGGGACCATCGTGGTTCCCTCGGAGCTGCCGCTGCCACGGGTCGCGTGGAAGAAGTACCGGAAGGCGTCTGGATGCGGTGCTCCACTGCTGCGGTGGGCACTGCTCCGACACGGCCATGAGATCTGCGGACGGATGCGCAGCCAGTCGGCGAGGGCGTCTTCGAGTGGTCGGGGGCGAACGTCATCCGGTCTCGCCCATGGCCCCGGCGAATTTCGAACTCACCGCGTCGACCACCGTGGCGTCCGGCGAGATCCAACTGCCGAATCGGCCGCCGATCGCACCCTCCGCAATCTCGCCGGCTCGCTCATCATCGACGCCGTTATAGGCGAGGAACCAGCCGAGCACCTGCTCACAGTGGCCGTACCAGCCGCTCTCGGCCTGCGTCCGGTCGGCCACCACGGTGACCAGCCGTGTGCAGGCCCGCTCCCAGTGCCAGGGATCCGCCGTGACCCCCGTCGAGTGCGACGGCGGCGCCAGCGTGGCAAAGCGCTCCGCAAGATCCTCCAACCAGTCACGCCACTCGAGCAGACCGGCGACGACCGATGGAGCGGTCTCTTCCGCCGTGGTCACGGAATGGGAGGTGCAGCACCACGCCTCGACGATCCCACCATCGGTGTCGCCCTCCCCTATCGACCAGTTCCACCCGCAGGCCCATCGGCCGTATCGGTCCACCAGGAACTCGGTGACGGCGACCAGTGAGCGCCCCCGGTGCTGTTCGGCAACCTCGGTGCTGGGCAGCAGGGGAGCGACAAGACCGGTCAATGTCTTCGCGGCATCCTCGTCCAGCTCGAACGGGTGCCGCGACGGATCTACTTCCGCCCAGGTCAGGGTGTGCGCCCACAGTTCAGTCACCATCTCACTCTGCCGTGTGCATCGCTACGACTCCAGTCGGTATCGAGCGGACTCCGGCAAGACGGGGAGGATCCTTGCTCAGCCTTCTGCACATCAGCTCAGCAGGGGGTGGCGCGTCGTCCTTTTCCCGACCCGACACGGTTGCGACGCCGACGGGATTCGAACCCGCGAGACAGACAGGGGCAAGGCCGCCCCGTCTCCGTCACTCGCCGCGGAGGGGCCCTCCCCCACGGCGATCGCATTGGACCGCTCTGCCACGGCACGCAACCTGCGGGACCACGCGCGGTCCCACTCCCACCCAGGATAGAGATGTCGTTCGTCCCGGACGAGTCCATATCTGGGATCCGACCGGCGCCCCGTGCGGCCCGGGATCGGCACGGTGTCCCCGGACCTCGGGTGGCCCCGTACCGCCGGAACGACCCGCCGCGGACACGGGGGCGGTTCCCCCTACCCGAGTGTCGGTTCGTCCGCGGGCGGGCCGACCCTGGACGCCTGATCGGTCGTACGTGGCAGCCGGGGGTGAGCGACGTCGTGCCGGGCGCTCCAGGCGTCGATGTTCCAGTCGAGCCTGAGCACGGCGACGTCGTCCGTGTGCCGGGCCGCGTTGAGGGTGCGGGCCTCCTTGATCAGGTGGTCGAGATGAGTCGCCGGGTCGTTGGGAGGCAGCTCGTGGATGAGTTGCAGGAGGCCCTCCACACCGAGCCGGTCACGGCCGGAGCCGTGGTGCCCTTCGGTGAGGCCGTCGGTGTAGATCGTCAGCGCTCCGGCACGCGGGAGCGGGACGACCGTGGCGGTCCAGGCCCCGAGCTCGGGGACGAGGCCCAGGGCCGTGCCGTGTGTCGCCGGTATCTCCCGGGTTCCTTCGGCCGTGGTGAGGAGCGGGCGGTGGTGGCCGGCGAGGTGGAGGGTGGCGGTCGCCGCCTCCTGGTCGAGGGTGATGATCGTGCAGGTGGCGAAGAGCATGTCGGTGCCGCACTCGGCGACCAGCACGCGCTCCATCAGCCGCAGGAGTTCCGGGCCCTGGTGCCCTCCCAGGACGAGGGAGCGCCAGGCGATGCGCAGGCACACGCCGACGGCCGCGGCGTCCGGGCCGTGTCCGCTCACGTCACCGACGACGGCGTGCAGCAGGCCGTCGTCTCCCTCGACGACGTCGAGGAAGTCCCCGCCCAGCAGGGCACCCTCCGCGCCGGGCAGATAGCGGCTCGTGACGGTGACGGCGGAGGTGTCGAGGATGGGTGGGGGCAGCAGTCGCCGTTCCAGGCGGGCGTTCTCCTCGGCACGCAGCCGGGCCTTCTGGGCCTGGGCGGCGGCGCGCTCGGTCTCGCTGCGGTAGACGGCGTAGCGCAGGGTCCGGTGGAGCAGCTCGGCCTCGACCCGGCCCTTGACGAGGTAGTCCTGGGCTCCGGCCGTCATGGCCTCGGCGCCGGCCTGTTTCTCGGACAGGCCTGTGAGGACGATCACGGCGGTGTGCGGGGCGATGGAACGGACGGCGGCGACTGCCTCGGTCCCCGAGATGTCGGGCAGGTGCAGGTCGAGGAGGATGCAGTCGATCGACCGGGCGGCGAGTTCGGTACGCGCGTCGGCGAGGGTCGTCCGCGTGGTCAGCTCGAACCGGAGCCCGGTGTCGTGGAGGAGCTCCTCGACGAGCAGGGCATCGGCCGCGTCGTCCTCGATGAGAAGGATGCGGTACGTGGGATCGGCGTCGGCCTGCCCCTGGGCGGCCATGTGGGAGAGGGTCACGACTCCTGCTCCTCGTCTGCGCGCGTCGCTGCCGGCATGGCGGAGAGCCCTTCCGGCGCCGGCGGGGCGCTCGCCAGGGTGAACGTGATGCGGGCTCCGTCATGGTGATCGGGGTCCACCGCGATCGTGCCGCCATGGAACTCGACGATCTTCTTGCACAACGCGAGTCCGATGCCGCTGCCCTTGTAGGCGTCCTTGGTGTGGAGCCGCTGGAAGATCACGAAGACCTTCTCGGCGTACTCAGGGGCGATGCCGATGCCGTTGTCGGTGACGGCGAACCTCCACAGCTCTCCGTCCCGCTCGGCGGAGACGTGGATGCGCGGTGCCGTTTCGGGGCGGTGGAACTTGATGGCGTTGCCGAGCAGGTTCTGCCAGAGCATGCCCAGTTGGGTGCTGTCGGCTGTCAGTGACGGCAGCGGGTCGTGGGTGATGGACGCGCCGGTCTCCTCGATGCTCACACTCAGCGAGGACAGCGTCCGCTCGTGGACGACGTCGAGGTCGACGCTCTCCAGCTCACGATGGACGCGTCCCACCCGGGAGAAGTCCAGGAGGTCGTTGATGAGGACCTGCATGCGGTTGGCGCCGTCGACCGCGTAGTCGATGTACTGGTCGGCCCGGTCGTCGAGCTGGCCGCCGTAACGCCGCTGCAGGAGCTGAGTGAAGCTGGACACCTTCCGCAGCGGCTCCTGCAGGTCGTGCGAAGCGACGTAGGCGAACTGCTCCAGCTCGGCGTTGGAGCGGTGCAGGTCGGCCGACTGCGCGTCGAGACGCCGTCGTGCCTCTTCGGTGTACGCCAGCTCCCGTACGAGCTGGCGGCGCATGAAGTCGATCTCCGAGCTCAGCCGGCGCAGGTCCGCCGGACCGGTGGGTGTGATGGGGTGCTCGAAGTCGCCGCCGGCGATGATCCGGGCGTCCCTGCCGAGCTGCTCCAGGGGTGACGTGATGCCCCGGCGCAGGGCCTCGAAGACCAGGACCGCGAGGGCGGCGATGACGGCCGCGATCGCGGTGAACACCCAGTTCCTCAACGCCATCGTGTCAGCCAGGTCCGCGGCGGCCCGCGTCCGGTCCGTCCGCAGCCTCTCCTGCTGGCCGGCGAGGGCGCCGCGGAGCGCGTCGAACGTCTCCTTGCCCTCCGCGGCCCGGCTGGCGGCCAGCGGAGCGGGCGAGCCGACCGGGGCGGCGGCGATGGGGCGGGCGATCCGCTCCTGCCACCTCTCCACCGCCTCCTGCACGGCCTGGAGATCCCTCAGACCGCCCGGATCGCCGCGGAGCAGCTCCTGGAGTCGCGCGGTGTGCGTGGCCTGGTCGGCCAGCCCCTGACGGTAGGGGTCGAGGGTCTCGGAGGCTCCCGTGAGTCCGTAGCCGCGGATGCCTGTCTCCTGGTTGAGCACCGCCGACTCCAGTCGGAAGGCGGTGCTGAGGGCCGGCGATTTGACGTTCACCAGGTCGTCGCTGAGCGAGGCGGTCCGTCCCAGCACCCAGGCCCCTGCGAGCCCGAGGATCGTCAGGACCGTCAGCGAAGCGGACACACCCACCCGCAGCCAGCGGCGCGTGGTCCAGGTGGTGAACCTGCCCGCGCGCGGTCCGGCGCTACCGCTCATTCCGAGAACTCCTCCGATGATGGCCGCCTCCAGCTGAGATGGACGACAGCGCACACTGTAGAACGCGGCCGACAACGATTGTTGTCGCAGGGTCGGATCTGCGCCTACAGTTCCGCATATGCCTGGCAGGAACTTCGTTCTGCGCACCACACCCGACGAGACGGCAGCCGTCGCGACGTCGGCGGTCGCTCACCTTGCGCGACGTCTTGCCCTCCAGCTCTTCGAAGAAGTCCCGTCCGCGCCGGAGGGAGCTCCGACCGGAAACCGCGAGGCGGCACAGGCCCTGACGGTCCTGCACCTGCTGGAACAGTTCCAGCAGGCCGCCGAGCAGCTCCAGCGCGGAGCCGCCCTGTCCGCAGCGCGTGCGGGTGCCGGTTACCCGCAGATCGGCGCTGCATGCGGGATGACACGCCAAGGTGCCCGACGCCGCTGGCCGGGACTCTTCGACCCATCCGACGACGCACCCATGGAGCACCCGATGATGACCACGCCTGTCCAGCCCTTCGACGTCCTGCTCGTCGAGGACGACATGGCCGACGCCATGCTCATCGAGGAGGCCCTGTCCGAGCGGGGTGCGCGGAACCTGGTGCAGGTCACCGATGGCGTGGCCGCGCTCGAACACCTCCGCACGCCCGGGACCCCCCGCCCGGACCTGATCGTCCTCGACCTGAACATGCCCCGGATGAACGGAAGGGACCTGCTGAAGGTCCTCAAGTCCGATCCCGCGTTCCAGACCATCCCGGTCGTCGTGCTCACCACGTCCTCCGCGCCCGACGACGTGAGCGGCGCCTACAACAGCCACGCCAACGCCTACGTGACCAAGCCCGTCAATCTGGACGAGTTCGAGGCCGCCGTCCAGAGCATCGACGCCTTCTACCTGGACACCGCCACCCGGCCGCCCCGCGGCTGACACGGGACGACAAGGTCACGGTCGGCCGTCGGGACGTCGCGGCCACGCGAGTCCGGCGGCGGGCTCCCCGGGGGGCCGCCGCATGGAGGATCTCGGCTACACATTGTGTCTCCACCGGGACCCGGGAAGTCGACGCCGCGCTGATCGCCGCCCGCCGCCGCCTGCCCAGGGGGCGCCCCGAGGACGACTCGGTCCTGATGGGGAGACCCGGCAGCTGGGACGCGGCCTGCCCGCCCCTGATCGGGGCGGGCAGGCTGTGTGGTCGACCCCGTGGTCGTACCCGGGGTTACTTCAGGCCGTTGCTGATCGCGTTCACGAGTTCACCGTTGCCGGTGTCGCCGTTGAACTCCCAGAAGAAC
This sequence is a window from Streptomyces sp. NBC_00691. Protein-coding genes within it:
- a CDS encoding IS701 family transposase, which produces MITEYAAAQWDVELDDLFLTIGHRFGRVELRRRMRDYVRGLLAPVARKNSWQLAEQAGHRTPDGLQHLLAGSKWEPDDIRDDLQEYVADKLGEADGVLIIDDTGFIKKGTTSAGVQRQYSGTAGRTENCQIGVFAAYATTRGRALVDRELYLPKSWTEDRERCRIARVPDEREFATKGELARHLVLRALASPLPIAWVTADSAYGQDNRFRRLLEQSGVGYVLAVPKSQFSVGCSRIEVLFAQAPDEAWEKTSCGDGAKGPRVYHWAAVRLPAVAEFDYQGEVPHRMRWALARRSVSKPDEIAYYLAYAPLQVTVQELVRVAGTRWAIEECFQAAKNECGLDQYEVRRYVGWYRHITLAMLAHAFLTATACQPREKGAGQMGQPRPSNSQWRRFGDSWQLVVPGPRT
- a CDS encoding PP2C family protein-serine/threonine phosphatase; its protein translation is MAAQGQADADPTYRILLIEDDAADALLVEELLHDTGLRFELTTRTTLADARTELAARSIDCILLDLHLPDISGTEAVAAVRSIAPHTAVIVLTGLSEKQAGAEAMTAGAQDYLVKGRVEAELLHRTLRYAVYRSETERAAAQAQKARLRAEENARLERRLLPPPILDTSAVTVTSRYLPGAEGALLGGDFLDVVEGDDGLLHAVVGDVSGHGPDAAAVGVCLRIAWRSLVLGGHQGPELLRLMERVLVAECGTDMLFATCTIITLDQEAATATLHLAGHHRPLLTTAEGTREIPATHGTALGLVPELGAWTATVVPLPRAGALTIYTDGLTEGHHGSGRDRLGVEGLLQLIHELPPNDPATHLDHLIKEARTLNAARHTDDVAVLRLDWNIDAWSARHDVAHPRLPRTTDQASRVGPPADEPTLG
- a CDS encoding sensor histidine kinase, with product MSGSAGPRAGRFTTWTTRRWLRVGVSASLTVLTILGLAGAWVLGRTASLSDDLVNVKSPALSTAFRLESAVLNQETGIRGYGLTGASETLDPYRQGLADQATHTARLQELLRGDPGGLRDLQAVQEAVERWQERIARPIAAAPVGSPAPLAASRAAEGKETFDALRGALAGQQERLRTDRTRAAADLADTMALRNWVFTAIAAVIAALAVLVFEALRRGITSPLEQLGRDARIIAGGDFEHPITPTGPADLRRLSSEIDFMRRQLVRELAYTEEARRRLDAQSADLHRSNAELEQFAYVASHDLQEPLRKVSSFTQLLQRRYGGQLDDRADQYIDYAVDGANRMQVLINDLLDFSRVGRVHRELESVDLDVVHERTLSSLSVSIEETGASITHDPLPSLTADSTQLGMLWQNLLGNAIKFHRPETAPRIHVSAERDGELWRFAVTDNGIGIAPEYAEKVFVIFQRLHTKDAYKGSGIGLALCKKIVEFHGGTIAVDPDHHDGARITFTLASAPPAPEGLSAMPAATRADEEQES
- a CDS encoding response regulator, producing MPGRNFVLRTTPDETAAVATSAVAHLARRLALQLFEEVPSAPEGAPTGNREAAQALTVLHLLEQFQQAAEQLQRGAALSAARAGAGYPQIGAACGMTRQGARRRWPGLFDPSDDAPMEHPMMTTPVQPFDVLLVEDDMADAMLIEEALSERGARNLVQVTDGVAALEHLRTPGTPRPDLIVLDLNMPRMNGRDLLKVLKSDPAFQTIPVVVLTTSSAPDDVSGAYNSHANAYVTKPVNLDEFEAAVQSIDAFYLDTATRPPRG